CAGCGACCGTTGCATCTCCTCGCGCTTGACGGCAAGGTCGGCGGCATCGAGCTCGTCTGGTACGCACCGGAGGTTTCGTCGATCTCGAGCCCGATCCGGTCCGCCACGGGCATCGCCTTTATCGCTTCGTACGACTACGAGCCGCGGACCCAGATCTGGCACAGCAACGGTCTGCCCGGCGGAACGGTCGCGTGGACCGGGGAGTTCCCGTCCTCGCAGCGAATTCACTCCAGCGCCGAAGGAGCTCCGACGCTCGCCTTCCTGGGTTCGCACCTCTTCTTCCTGGCCGACCGCTCCGAAAACGAGGTCGGGCTCTACATGACGAACGGGAGTGCCGACAGCGTTCTCCTGGTCGAAACGCTCCCTCAGCGCCCAGGGCAACCAGATCCCTGGGTCTTCGCGCTCGGCGACAAGCTGTTCTTTCCCCGAGCCGACGACGATGGCCTCGAGCTCTGGGTATCCAATGGGAATTCAGGGGACGGCCGAAAGGTCATCGATGCCTGCGCGGGTGAATGCGATGCAAGGCCGGGCACTCCGGTTGCCTTCGGAACGCGGCTCTTCTGGACCGCTCGCGAGACGGGAGGCGGCAAGAGCCTGTGGGTCACGGACGTCACGACGATGGAGTCGACGCGCCTCGCGCACGGCCTGCAGCGGTTCGGCTGCTCGAGGTTTTCCGAGGACAACCTCGAGCTCTACCCGGCCGCGGGCCGCTGGCACTTCTCGGCCAAAGACTTCCTGCACGGTTGCGAGCCCTGGGCCGCGCGCGAGGCGCTTGATTCGGGGGCGCTCGCCCGCGATCTTCTGGTCGACAAGCCAGGGCTGGGCGGCATCATGCCTGCGGTATCCCAGGGCTCGGCGACCTACTTGGTCGCCCGTCGCGGACCGCCCAGTTGGGGCGATCTCGTCGTGGCAACCGACGGTCTCTCGCCAACAGAGGTTGTCTTCGAGGGCGCCCAGCACAGGTGTAGCCTCACCTACTCCAACTCCCTCCCGGACGTGGTCCCTACGCAACGCGCTGTTCTGTTCGTGGAGGACGAGTGCTGGTCGTTCGCCGTTCACGCGCGCGAGCGTGGTGCAAGCACGGACTTTCAGCTGTTCGGGCCGGCGAGGCCGGATCGCCCCGAGGTGAAACGAGTCATTCCCGCGCCTTCCCGTGCTGGCGCCTATCTCCAGAGCGGTGTCGACCAGCGAGGCCTCTGGTTCACGGACGGAACCGAAGCCGGTACGACCTTCGTCGCGGAGCTTCCGCCGGTCGACTGGTTTATGGGCTGGATCGATGAGCGGGTGCTTGTCTGGAGCGCTTGGGCAGCCGGCGGAGCGGATCTCGTCCTCTTCGACACCGTGTCGCGGCAAGTCACCCGGATCGCCGGTCCACGACAGGGGTCGAGCTCCCTCTACCCCAGCTACCCGGTAGCTCATGGACCGCTCTACTTCGGCACAAGCTCGTCTCGGCCCGGGGAATACGGCCTCTGGCGCACGGATGGAACCCAGGAGGGAACGCGGGCCGTCTACCAGACGCCCAGCGGAGAGCAACTCCTCGAGGCATCGACCTTTGGCTCGGGCCTCGTCTTTTCGGTCCGCCGCAGCGACGGGCGCATCGAGCTGCGGTGGAGCCGTGGAGAGTCGCTGGCGGTGGAGGTGCTCTGGAGCATGAGCGAGGCCCCGCCGAGCATGCTCTCCGGGTTGTATCCGCGAGTGTTCGACAACGGGTTGCTCTTCCATGGGTGGGATCCCGTGCACGGGTCGGAGCTCTGGCTCTTCGATCCGCGGACCAGCCAGGCGACGCGTCTGACGGATGCTCCGGGAGACTACGGGCCGTCACTCGTCGGCGTGGGTCGTTGGCTCGCCTATTTCGAGCTGACCAGCGAGCAGCAGCAGCGCGAGCTTTGGCGAACCGATGGCACGACCGCGGGCACGATCCGGCTCGGAGACTGGCAGTATGGTTGGGCCTGGGATGGGTCGCTGGCGATCGTCGACGAGCGGCTCTACTACACCTTCGACGATGGCATCCACGGCGAGGAAATCTGGACCTCCGACGGGAGCCCCGGAGGAACGCGGCTACTCGCGGACGTCGTCCCCGGCGCCACCGGTTCCCAGCCGTCGAGCTTCACGGCGGCCAACCACGCCCTCTACTTCCTCGCCGACGACGGCATTCACGGCCGCGAGATCTGGACGATTCCGGCCGGTCACGCCCCGCCGCGGCGTCGGTAGTCATCGAAGGAGAAGGCCGCACTCTCCTCGAGCGGTGCAACCTCAGGAGCTCTCGCGCACCTGCCGCGCACCGAAAAGCGCGGTGCCGATGCGGACGTGGGTGGCACCTTCTTCGATGGCGACTTCGAAGTCGTCGCTCATGCCCATCGAGAGGAGGCCGGGGAAGCGCTCAGGGCCAAGCGCGGTGGCCACGTCGTCTCGCAGCGATCGGAGTTGGACGAACCAGGGGCGCGAAGCTTCGGGGTCGTCGCCGAATGGCGGGATCGCCATCAGGCCGACGAGGCGCAGGTGCTCGAGGGGGGCGAGCTCGCGCGCGGCGGCGAGGACCTCGTCCGGGTCGAAGCCGTGCTTGGTGGGCTCGGCGCCGAGGTTCACTTCGAGAAAGCCGCGAGCGTCGAGCCCGGCCCGTGCGGCCTCGCGCTCGAGGTCGAGCGCGATCGACAAGCGGTCGACGGCGTGGAAGGTGCGGTAGAGGCGGAGGGCGGCGCGGACCTTGTTCGACTGCAGCGGCCCCAGGAGGTGCCACGCGATCTCGGCCGGGAGGAGCTCGGCCTTGGCCAAGCCCTCCTGCACGCGGTTCTCACCGAAGTCGCGGAGGCCGGCGTCGAACGCCGCGCGCAACGAGTCGACCGGCTGCACCTTGCTCGCCCCGACGAGGGTGACCGTGGAGCGAGCCCGCCCGGCGCGGGCGCAGGCGGCGGCGATGCGGGCCTCGATCGCGGCGAGCGAGTCGGCG
This genomic window from Holophagales bacterium contains:
- a CDS encoding YggS family pyridoxal phosphate-dependent enzyme, which translates into the protein MPLAIADSLAAIEARIAAACARAGRARSTVTLVGASKVQPVDSLRAAFDAGLRDFGENRVQEGLAKAELLPAEIAWHLLGPLQSNKVRAALRLYRTFHAVDRLSIALDLEREAARAGLDARGFLEVNLGAEPTKHGFDPDEVLAAARELAPLEHLRLVGLMAIPPFGDDPEASRPWFVQLRSLRDDVATALGPERFPGLLSMGMSDDFEVAIEEGATHVRIGTALFGARQVRESS